A DNA window from Methylocystis heyeri contains the following coding sequences:
- a CDS encoding formate dehydrogenase subunit gamma, producing MSAGVPWDAARAQEIISAHLGLEGPALPILHAVKKEFGYVPEAAVPLIADALNVSRAEMHGVVTFYHEFNREPHGRHVLKICRAEACQSLGAEKLARDFLAQLKIEWGQTTPDGALTVEPIYCLGLCAHSPSALYDDEPMGWVDAERLNEIAAEAQNK from the coding sequence ATGTCCGCAGGAGTGCCGTGGGACGCCGCCCGGGCGCAGGAGATCATCTCCGCCCATCTCGGGTTGGAAGGTCCCGCATTGCCGATTCTCCACGCCGTGAAAAAAGAATTCGGCTACGTGCCCGAGGCCGCGGTGCCGCTGATTGCGGACGCCTTGAACGTCTCCCGGGCGGAAATGCATGGCGTCGTCACCTTCTATCACGAGTTCAACCGCGAGCCACACGGCCGCCATGTCCTGAAGATCTGCCGCGCGGAAGCCTGTCAGTCCCTCGGCGCCGAAAAGCTCGCGCGTGATTTTCTCGCGCAGCTGAAGATCGAATGGGGCCAGACGACCCCCGACGGCGCGCTGACGGTCGAGCCGATCTATTGCCTCGGCCTTTGCGCTCACAGTCCTTCCGCCCTCTACGACGACGAGCCGATGGGATGGGTGGACGCCGAACGCCTCAATGAGATCGCCGCGGAGGCGCAAAACAAATGA
- a CDS encoding IS5 family transposase (programmed frameshift), which translates to MPRFCLTDGQWSKLEPFCLGKPSDPGRTGSDGRLFLEAILWIARTGSPWRDLPPAFGKWNTVFKRFRDWVKADVFKRMFDAVSDDPDMEYAMIDATIVKVHRHGQGAKGGPQGQAIGKSKGGWTTKILALTDALGNLVRFVLLPGQRFDTVGVAPLIEGVEFGALLADKAFDSDWIVAELNERGAQIVISQHPRRNAPLAIDIELYKARHLIENFFGKLKEFKRIALRADKTDQSFTAMIRLAAALINSR; encoded by the exons ATGCCCCGATTCTGTCTGACGGACGGCCAATGGTCGAAGCTGGAGCCCTTTTGTCTTGGCAAGCCCTCCGATCCCGGCCGGACCGGGAGCGATGGGCGATTGTTTTTAGAGGCGATCTTGTGGATTGCGCGCACGGGCAGCCCCTGGCGCGATCTGCCTCCCGCCTTCGGCAAGTGGAACACCGTGTTCAAACGCTTTCGCGATTGGGTGAAGGCCGATGTGTTCAAGCGGATGTTTGACGCCGTGTCGGACGATCCAGACATGGAATACGCCATGATCGACGCCACCATCGTCAAGGTCCACCGCCATGGACAGGGCGCAAAAGGGGGAC CTCAGGGCCAGGCCATAGGCAAATCCAAAGGCGGCTGGACCACCAAAATCCTCGCGCTCACCGACGCGCTCGGCAATTTGGTCCGCTTCGTTCTGCTGCCGGGGCAACGCTTCGACACGGTCGGCGTCGCGCCTTTGATCGAGGGCGTCGAATTTGGCGCGCTGCTCGCCGACAAGGCCTTCGACAGCGACTGGATCGTCGCCGAACTGAACGAGCGCGGCGCGCAAATCGTCATCTCCCAACATCCAAGACGAAACGCGCCTCTCGCCATCGACATCGAGCTTTACAAAGCCCGTCACCTCATCGAAAACTTCTTCGGCAAACTCAAGGAGTTCAAGCGGATCGCCCTGCGCGCCGACAAAACCGATCAAAGCTTCACAGCCATGATCCGCCTCGCCGCCGCGCTCATCAATTCGCGATGA
- a CDS encoding D-alanyl-D-alanine carboxypeptidase family protein yields the protein MRPLVNRVFTGALAAGAALTACLAAPARATPSIVVDVASGQILEQDQATAVWYPASVTKLMTVYVALDAVRQNRLTMDTPLVVSARAARMAPSKMGFRPGSEVTLRNALIMLMVKSANDVAVTIAEGVSGSVEAFADEMNKASATLGMRESHWVNPNGLPDDRHVTSARDLAMLARALLLQFPESAELYNVGAMQFAGQIVPNHNGMLGRYPGADGMKTGFTCPAGYNLVASATHGGQKLIAVVLGAPSPGARTAKAASLLDRAFQTGSPMGTPEALPGFGPGGTAPNMRDSVCRHRAKANEEFLAEVEDMSIPITAPPTGNAVVDALAGGQQHVSVKDLARLPRPQFQPVPVFAGRAPGYQGPVARARPAGVAIGADAEVAAYSSDKNEAAGASPISRAAPDAKPLRGHGRHGKAQLAKAAKAEPAAGAEEPEKTPQAKPPAGKSASGKGKAGAKTAAAKPAHHAEKPAAATAEKHAAKAKSKNAAKGHHAAAGAKGHDNAAAGNAEAGDAR from the coding sequence ATGCGTCCATTGGTTAATCGCGTTTTCACCGGAGCCCTCGCCGCAGGCGCGGCGCTTACGGCCTGTTTGGCTGCTCCCGCGCGCGCCACGCCCTCGATCGTGGTGGATGTCGCCAGCGGACAGATCCTCGAGCAGGATCAGGCCACGGCCGTCTGGTATCCGGCGTCCGTGACCAAATTGATGACCGTCTATGTGGCGCTCGACGCGGTGCGGCAAAACCGCCTGACGATGGACACGCCTCTGGTCGTCTCGGCCCGGGCCGCGAGGATGGCGCCCTCGAAAATGGGATTCAGACCAGGGTCGGAGGTCACTCTCCGCAACGCCCTCATCATGCTGATGGTGAAATCCGCCAACGACGTCGCCGTCACCATCGCCGAAGGCGTTTCCGGCTCGGTCGAGGCTTTCGCCGACGAAATGAACAAGGCTTCGGCGACGCTCGGCATGCGGGAGTCGCATTGGGTCAACCCCAACGGCCTGCCGGACGACCGCCATGTCACCTCCGCGCGCGACCTCGCGATGCTGGCGCGGGCCCTGCTTCTGCAATTTCCCGAATCCGCCGAACTCTACAATGTCGGCGCCATGCAGTTCGCCGGCCAGATCGTGCCCAACCACAACGGAATGCTGGGCCGCTATCCGGGAGCCGACGGCATGAAGACCGGCTTCACCTGCCCCGCCGGCTATAATCTCGTGGCCTCGGCCACCCATGGCGGCCAGAAGCTCATCGCCGTGGTCCTGGGAGCGCCGTCGCCGGGAGCCCGCACCGCCAAAGCCGCGTCCCTGCTCGATCGCGCGTTCCAGACGGGTTCGCCCATGGGAACGCCGGAGGCGCTGCCGGGCTTCGGTCCGGGCGGGACCGCCCCGAACATGCGGGATTCCGTCTGCCGCCATCGCGCCAAGGCCAATGAGGAATTTCTGGCCGAGGTCGAGGACATGTCGATACCGATCACCGCGCCGCCGACCGGCAACGCCGTGGTCGACGCCCTGGCCGGCGGCCAGCAGCATGTGAGCGTCAAGGATCTCGCCCGTTTGCCGCGCCCGCAATTCCAGCCCGTGCCGGTCTTCGCCGGCCGCGCGCCCGGCTATCAGGGACCCGTTGCGCGAGCCCGGCCCGCCGGCGTCGCGATCGGAGCGGATGCGGAGGTCGCCGCCTACTCCTCGGATAAAAACGAGGCGGCGGGGGCTTCGCCGATCTCGCGCGCCGCCCCGGACGCGAAGCCTCTGCGCGGCCACGGCCGCCATGGCAAGGCGCAACTCGCCAAGGCGGCCAAAGCTGAACCCGCCGCGGGCGCCGAGGAACCGGAGAAGACCCCACAGGCGAAGCCGCCCGCCGGAAAGAGCGCCTCCGGCAAAGGCAAAGCCGGCGCGAAAACCGCTGCGGCGAAACCCGCCCACCATGCGGAAAAGCCCGCCGCCGCGACAGCCGAAAAACACGCCGCCAAGGCCAAGTCCAAAAACGCCGCCAAGGGCCATCACGCCGCCGCGGGCGCCAAGGGGCATGACAACGCCGCGGCAGGCAATGCGGAGGCCGGCGACGCCCGATGA
- a CDS encoding 2Fe-2S iron-sulfur cluster-binding protein yields the protein MVKTCLDDQKTRYGAEPGGGAPTKAKITFIDSHGQERTVEGEIGSTVMETARRNDIPEIAAECGGACACATCHVYVDPAWVEKAGARSPMEEDMLDFAFDVKPNSRLCCQITVKADLDGLIVRTPAQQG from the coding sequence ATGGTGAAGACCTGCCTGGATGATCAGAAGACCCGTTATGGAGCGGAGCCAGGCGGCGGGGCGCCGACGAAGGCCAAGATCACCTTCATCGACTCCCATGGTCAGGAGCGCACCGTCGAGGGCGAGATCGGCTCCACGGTGATGGAGACCGCGCGGCGCAACGACATTCCCGAGATCGCGGCCGAATGCGGCGGGGCCTGCGCCTGCGCCACCTGTCATGTCTATGTCGACCCCGCCTGGGTCGAGAAGGCGGGAGCGCGCTCGCCGATGGAAGAGGACATGCTGGATTTCGCCTTCGACGTGAAGCCGAACTCCCGGCTGTGCTGCCAGATCACGGTCAAGGCCGATCTCGACGGCCTCATCGTGCGGACCCCGGCGCAGCAGGGCTGA
- a CDS encoding NAD(P)/FAD-dependent oxidoreductase, producing MSEMIETDVVIVGAGPAGLFTVFELGLLDIRAHLIDILPRAGGQCSELYPEKPIYDIPGLPMVTGQQLTDNLLKQIEPFGPTFHFNEMVETLQSVGTAEAPSFIVGTDAGTRLKAKVVIVAAGGGSFQPKKPPIPGIESYEHKSVFYAVRRMEDFRDRDVVIVGGGDSALDWTLNLQPVAKSLTLVHRRDAFRAAPHSVNAMQELVASGKISFKLGQVTDVKGADGQLSTAILKGNDGSETELPCQRLMPFFGLTMKLGPVADWGLNLHENLVPVDTEKFETNHPGIFAVGDINTYPGKLKLILCGFHEGALAAQRAHRYIYPEKKLLFQYTTSSTNLQKKLGVS from the coding sequence ATGAGCGAGATGATCGAAACCGATGTCGTCATCGTGGGGGCGGGTCCCGCCGGTCTTTTCACGGTTTTCGAACTAGGGCTGCTCGACATCCGCGCGCATCTCATCGACATCCTGCCCCGCGCCGGCGGCCAGTGTTCGGAACTCTATCCCGAAAAGCCGATTTACGACATTCCCGGCCTGCCGATGGTCACCGGCCAGCAGCTGACGGATAATCTCCTGAAGCAGATCGAGCCCTTCGGCCCCACCTTCCATTTCAACGAAATGGTCGAGACGCTGCAGTCGGTCGGCACGGCCGAGGCGCCTTCTTTCATCGTCGGCACCGACGCCGGGACGCGGCTCAAGGCCAAGGTCGTGATCGTCGCGGCCGGCGGCGGCTCGTTCCAGCCCAAAAAGCCGCCGATCCCCGGCATCGAGTCCTATGAGCACAAGTCGGTCTTCTACGCCGTGCGGCGCATGGAGGATTTCCGCGACAGGGACGTCGTCATCGTCGGCGGCGGCGATTCCGCCCTCGACTGGACGCTGAACCTGCAGCCCGTGGCCAAGAGCCTCACGCTGGTGCATCGCCGCGACGCCTTCCGTGCGGCGCCCCATTCGGTCAACGCCATGCAGGAGCTCGTCGCCAGCGGCAAGATCTCCTTCAAGCTCGGCCAGGTCACCGACGTCAAAGGCGCCGACGGCCAGCTGTCTACCGCGATCCTGAAGGGCAATGACGGAAGCGAGACCGAGCTTCCCTGTCAGCGTCTGATGCCTTTCTTCGGCCTGACGATGAAGCTCGGCCCGGTCGCAGATTGGGGGCTCAACCTCCATGAGAATCTAGTCCCGGTGGACACCGAGAAATTCGAGACCAATCATCCGGGCATTTTCGCGGTCGGCGACATCAATACCTATCCCGGCAAGCTGAAGCTGATCCTGTGCGGCTTCCATGAAGGCGCGCTGGCCGCGCAGCGGGCGCATCGCTACATCTATCCCGAGAAGAAGCTGCTGTTCCAATACACGACGTCTTCGACCAACCTGCAGAAGAAGCTCGGGGTTTCCTGA
- a CDS encoding CobW family GTP-binding protein codes for MNAEQSSSPRRPPPPLPLTVLTGFLGAGKTTLLNRLLAAPELSDTLVLINEFGEVGLDHLFVEKIDGDMILMSSGCVCCTIRGDLVATLEDLLRKRDNGRMTPFRRVVLETTGLADPAPILHAIMYHPYLMLRYRLDGVVTLVDAVNGAATLDAHEEAVRQAAVADRLVITKSDIPEGAERLPELMERLRRLNPGARILVAAEGEATPTAILDCGLYDPTGKIPRVAEWLNAESVAQARHESDHHHHHGHAHHHDANRHDDHIRAFCLASDTPLAPTAFDMFLDLLRQAHGPRLLRVKGIVGLTDDPARPVVIHGVQHVFHPPHRLEAWPDADRRTRIVFIVKDLEESFVAGLYAAFAGTPAVGTPDAAALTDNPLAPKSSGLLA; via the coding sequence ATGAACGCCGAGCAATCCTCCTCGCCGCGACGCCCGCCGCCGCCGCTGCCGCTCACCGTGCTCACCGGCTTCCTCGGCGCCGGCAAGACGACGCTGCTCAATCGGCTGCTGGCGGCGCCGGAGCTTTCCGATACGCTGGTTCTGATCAACGAATTCGGCGAGGTGGGCCTCGATCATCTCTTTGTGGAAAAGATCGACGGCGACATGATCCTGATGAGTTCGGGCTGCGTCTGCTGCACGATAAGGGGCGATCTCGTCGCGACCCTCGAAGACCTCCTGCGCAAACGCGACAACGGGAGAATGACGCCCTTCCGCCGCGTGGTGCTGGAGACCACCGGGCTGGCCGATCCCGCTCCGATCCTGCATGCGATCATGTACCATCCCTATCTCATGCTGCGTTACCGGCTCGATGGGGTCGTCACGCTGGTCGACGCCGTAAACGGCGCGGCGACGCTCGACGCCCATGAGGAAGCGGTCAGGCAGGCCGCCGTCGCCGACCGCCTCGTCATAACCAAATCGGATATTCCCGAAGGAGCGGAGCGGCTACCCGAACTCATGGAACGGCTGAGGCGGCTCAACCCCGGCGCGCGCATTCTGGTCGCCGCCGAAGGGGAAGCGACGCCCACCGCGATCCTGGATTGCGGCCTTTACGATCCCACCGGCAAAATCCCCCGGGTGGCGGAGTGGCTCAACGCGGAAAGCGTCGCGCAGGCCCGTCACGAGAGCGACCATCATCATCACCATGGCCATGCGCATCATCATGACGCCAACCGCCATGACGATCACATCCGCGCCTTTTGCCTCGCCAGCGACACGCCGCTCGCGCCCACGGCTTTCGATATGTTCCTGGATCTTCTGCGCCAGGCGCATGGCCCCCGCCTCTTGCGCGTGAAAGGCATAGTGGGCCTCACCGACGACCCCGCCCGGCCGGTCGTTATCCATGGCGTCCAGCATGTCTTCCATCCGCCGCACCGGCTGGAAGCCTGGCCGGATGCGGACCGCCGCACCCGGATCGTGTTCATCGTCAAGGATCTGGAAGAAAGCTTCGTCGCCGGGCTATACGCCGCCTTCGCCGGAACGCCGGCGGTGGGGACGCCCGACGCCGCGGCGCTGACGGACAATCCCTTGGCGCCGAAAAGCAGCGGGCTGCTGGCGTAG
- a CDS encoding LysR family transcriptional regulator yields MIDKLEFFITVAKERSFSRAAELCGVTQPTLSAGIKQLEDMLGVLLVNRSSRFHGLTAEGERVLVWAKRIVADARAMRLEVRNLREGLSGQLKIAVIPTAVGILSALAGPYLEKHPGVRFKALSASSSEILTMMDNLDIDAGLTYLDNEPLGRVRSTPLYAERYRLLTVAGNPLADRETVTWADVGSIPLCLLTPDMQNRRIVEALVGEAGGAIEPVMESNSVLLLFEQVKAGRWATIMPEKLAETLGIGGALRSIPIIAPEAVHQIGLVVPNRDPMIPQVAALLAEAKRLAPLLVQKG; encoded by the coding sequence GTGATCGACAAACTGGAATTTTTTATCACCGTCGCGAAGGAACGCAGTTTCTCGCGCGCGGCGGAGCTTTGCGGCGTTACGCAGCCCACGCTCTCGGCCGGAATAAAGCAGCTCGAGGACATGCTCGGCGTCCTGCTGGTCAACCGGTCCTCCCGTTTCCACGGCCTGACCGCGGAAGGCGAGCGCGTGCTGGTGTGGGCGAAGCGCATCGTCGCGGACGCGCGGGCGATGCGGCTGGAGGTGCGGAACCTGCGCGAAGGGCTTTCAGGCCAGCTCAAGATCGCCGTCATCCCGACCGCCGTCGGCATTCTTTCCGCTCTCGCGGGCCCTTATCTCGAAAAGCACCCCGGCGTGCGATTCAAGGCGCTCTCGGCGTCCTCGTCCGAAATACTGACGATGATGGACAATCTCGATATAGACGCGGGGCTCACCTATCTCGACAACGAGCCTTTGGGGCGCGTGCGCTCGACGCCTCTTTACGCCGAGCGCTATCGCCTGCTGACGGTCGCAGGCAATCCGCTGGCCGATCGGGAAACCGTGACATGGGCGGATGTCGGGAGCATCCCGCTCTGCCTGCTCACCCCGGACATGCAGAATCGCCGGATCGTCGAGGCTCTGGTCGGCGAGGCGGGCGGCGCGATCGAGCCCGTGATGGAGTCGAATTCGGTCCTGCTGCTTTTCGAGCAGGTGAAGGCCGGACGATGGGCCACCATCATGCCCGAGAAACTCGCGGAAACGCTCGGCATCGGCGGCGCGCTGCGCTCCATTCCGATCATAGCGCCGGAAGCCGTGCATCAGATCGGACTGGTGGTTCCCAACCGCGATCCGATGATTCCCCAGGTGGCGGCCCTGCTGGCGGAGGCGAAGAGGCTAGCCCCGTTGCTGGTGCAAAAGGGTTGA
- a CDS encoding formate dehydrogenase beta subunit — translation MTKVYVPLDFAAQAMGAERVVAAIEKEAALRGVNVQIVRNGSRGLLWLEPLVEVETTEGRVGYGNVKPSDVPALFDAGFLFGGAHSSSIGKVEEHPYWKRQKRITFKRCGVIDALSLDEYIAHGGFRGLARAFAIGPEKTIEEIATSGLRGRGGAGFPVGIKWKTVHDCKADRKYVVVNADEGDSGTFADRMIMEGDPFSLIEGMIICGHAIGADKGYVYLRVEYPQTAKVLGKAVELARAAGWLGPKVNGSNDFAFDVEVRIAAGAYVCGEETSLLESLEGKRGIVRAKPPFPAFEGLFGKPTVVNNVLSIATAPMILEDGGAAYASYGMDRSRGTIPLQIAGNVKFGGLFEAPFGLKLSEIVNDIGGGTLSGRPVKAVQVGGPLGAYVPVSLFDTPFDYEAYTKVDSLIGHGGLVVFDDTVDMSWMARFGMEFCAVESCGKCTPCRIGSTRGVETIDKIRAGENVASNIDLLKDLCNTMKFGSLCALGGFAPYPVESALRHFPEDFQKPALEAAAE, via the coding sequence ATGACGAAGGTTTACGTCCCGCTGGATTTCGCGGCGCAGGCGATGGGCGCCGAGCGCGTCGTCGCCGCGATCGAAAAGGAAGCCGCCCTGCGCGGCGTCAATGTTCAGATCGTGCGCAACGGCTCGCGCGGTCTTTTGTGGCTGGAGCCCCTCGTCGAGGTCGAGACGACGGAAGGCCGCGTCGGCTACGGCAATGTGAAGCCGTCCGATGTGCCGGCGCTTTTCGATGCCGGTTTTCTCTTCGGCGGCGCGCATTCATCCTCCATCGGCAAGGTCGAGGAGCACCCCTACTGGAAGCGCCAGAAGCGCATCACTTTCAAGCGCTGCGGCGTCATCGACGCGCTGTCGCTGGATGAATATATCGCGCATGGCGGCTTCAGGGGTCTCGCCCGCGCTTTCGCCATCGGCCCCGAGAAGACGATCGAGGAAATCGCCACTTCCGGCCTGCGCGGCCGCGGCGGCGCCGGTTTTCCGGTCGGGATCAAGTGGAAGACCGTCCACGACTGCAAGGCCGACCGCAAATATGTGGTGGTCAACGCGGATGAGGGCGACTCAGGCACATTCGCCGACCGCATGATCATGGAAGGCGATCCCTTCTCGCTGATCGAGGGCATGATCATTTGCGGCCACGCCATCGGCGCCGACAAGGGCTATGTCTATCTGCGCGTCGAATATCCGCAGACCGCCAAGGTTCTCGGTAAGGCGGTGGAGCTCGCGCGCGCGGCCGGCTGGCTGGGGCCGAAGGTGAACGGCTCCAATGATTTCGCTTTCGACGTCGAAGTGCGCATCGCCGCCGGCGCCTATGTTTGCGGCGAGGAAACCTCGCTGCTCGAAAGCCTCGAAGGCAAGCGCGGCATCGTGCGCGCCAAGCCGCCGTTCCCGGCTTTCGAAGGCCTGTTCGGCAAGCCGACGGTGGTCAACAACGTCCTGTCCATCGCGACCGCGCCGATGATTCTCGAGGACGGCGGCGCCGCCTATGCGTCCTACGGCATGGACCGTTCGCGCGGCACTATTCCGCTGCAGATCGCCGGCAACGTCAAATTTGGCGGGTTGTTCGAGGCGCCTTTCGGCCTCAAGCTCAGCGAGATCGTCAACGACATCGGCGGCGGCACGCTGTCGGGGCGGCCGGTAAAGGCCGTGCAGGTCGGCGGTCCGCTCGGAGCCTATGTCCCGGTTTCGCTATTCGACACGCCTTTCGACTATGAGGCTTACACCAAGGTCGACAGCCTGATCGGCCACGGCGGCCTCGTCGTTTTCGACGACACGGTCGACATGTCGTGGATGGCCCGCTTCGGCATGGAGTTCTGCGCCGTAGAAAGTTGCGGCAAGTGCACGCCCTGCCGCATCGGATCGACCCGCGGCGTCGAGACCATCGACAAGATCCGCGCGGGCGAGAACGTCGCGAGCAATATCGATCTGCTCAAGGATCTGTGCAACACGATGAAATTTGGTTCGCTGTGCGCGCTGGGAGGGTTCGCTCCCTATCCGGTGGAAAGCGCATTGCGTCATTTTCCGGAAGACTTCCAAAAGCCGGCCCTTGAAGCCGCTGCCGAGTGA
- a CDS encoding phosphoserine transaminase, with the protein MLNPKPSAFPKNPHFSSGPCAKRPGWSLRGLEHATLGRSHRAKAGAEKLARAIELTREILKPPADYRIGIVPASDTGAVEMALWSLLGARGVDVLTFDSFSRDWATDVLAQLKIPGARNLTAPPGELPDLSQIDFRNDVVFAWNGTTTGVRVPNAGFIPADREGLTICDATSAAFAQPLDFSKLDVATFSWQKALGGEAAHGMLILSPRAVERLESHSPAWPLPKLFRLTKNGKLNEGVFRGETINTPSLLCVEDYLDALGWAKSVGGQVELMARADRSARAVAAWVEKTPWLDFLARDPATRSNTSVCLRFAEPKILGLTEDRQRDFARRIVSLVEQEGAGFDFAAYRDAPPGLRIWCGPTVEASDVAILTQWIDWAYAEARRA; encoded by the coding sequence ATGTTGAATCCGAAACCGAGCGCATTTCCCAAAAACCCTCATTTTTCCTCGGGTCCCTGCGCAAAACGGCCGGGCTGGTCGCTGCGCGGACTAGAACATGCGACGCTCGGGCGCTCCCACCGGGCCAAGGCGGGGGCGGAGAAGCTCGCCCGCGCCATAGAGCTCACCCGGGAGATACTGAAGCCGCCGGCGGACTACAGAATCGGGATCGTGCCCGCGTCCGACACCGGCGCGGTGGAGATGGCGCTGTGGTCGCTGCTCGGCGCCCGCGGCGTCGACGTCCTGACATTCGACAGTTTTTCCAGGGATTGGGCGACCGACGTTCTGGCGCAGCTCAAAATTCCGGGCGCCAGAAACCTGACGGCGCCTCCAGGCGAATTGCCCGATCTGAGCCAGATCGATTTTCGCAACGACGTGGTTTTCGCCTGGAACGGCACCACCACGGGCGTGCGCGTCCCCAATGCCGGTTTCATCCCGGCGGACCGCGAAGGGCTGACGATCTGCGACGCAACCTCCGCGGCCTTCGCGCAACCGCTCGATTTCTCCAAGCTGGATGTCGCGACCTTCTCCTGGCAGAAGGCCCTGGGCGGAGAGGCGGCGCATGGCATGCTCATACTCTCGCCGCGCGCGGTCGAGCGGCTCGAGAGCCATAGTCCCGCCTGGCCGCTGCCGAAACTCTTCCGGCTGACCAAAAACGGCAAGCTCAACGAAGGCGTATTCCGCGGGGAGACGATCAACACGCCGTCGCTTTTGTGCGTCGAGGACTATCTCGACGCGCTCGGCTGGGCGAAGAGCGTCGGCGGGCAGGTGGAACTCATGGCGCGGGCGGACCGCAGCGCCCGGGCCGTCGCCGCCTGGGTCGAAAAAACGCCGTGGCTCGATTTTCTCGCCAGAGATCCCGCTACGCGCTCCAACACCAGCGTCTGTCTGCGCTTCGCCGAGCCGAAAATCCTCGGCCTGACGGAAGATCGCCAGCGCGATTTCGCGCGCAGGATCGTCTCGCTGGTCGAGCAGGAGGGCGCCGGTTTCGATTTTGCGGCCTATCGCGACGCGCCGCCGGGATTGCGGATCTGGTGCGGACCGACGGTCGAGGCTTCCGACGTCGCGATACTGACCCAGTGGATAGATTGGGCCTACGCCGAGGCGCGCCGCGCTTAA
- a CDS encoding ABC-type transport auxiliary lipoprotein family protein: MLRIGIRPDHRHDGASPLRFPILGLAVLVAFLSGCGAPPRATFDLRDASLPEPTHVSSPRRKALVRVAEPAAEQLLNSNRLAIREAGGSLGYLADAQWADRAPRLIQGRLVARLLRDGVDASFQGGATGYQLTTDLRRFEIDAARGVAVVEMAARLSDDKSGALRGEAVFSGEAPAPHTIGPEAAHALESALDPVAGELALWVRRRI, translated from the coding sequence ATGCTCAGGATAGGAATCAGGCCCGATCATCGCCACGACGGAGCTTCGCCTTTGCGCTTCCCGATCCTGGGCCTGGCGGTCCTGGTCGCTTTTCTCTCGGGCTGCGGCGCGCCGCCGCGCGCGACCTTCGACCTGCGCGACGCCTCGCTTCCCGAACCCACTCACGTTTCGAGCCCGAGACGGAAGGCGCTGGTTCGAGTCGCCGAGCCAGCGGCCGAACAGCTCCTGAACTCGAACCGGCTGGCGATCCGGGAAGCGGGCGGCTCGCTCGGTTATCTCGCGGATGCGCAATGGGCGGATCGGGCGCCCCGGCTGATCCAGGGCAGGCTCGTCGCGCGTCTTCTCCGGGACGGAGTGGACGCCTCGTTCCAGGGCGGCGCGACCGGCTATCAGCTGACGACGGATCTGCGACGTTTCGAGATCGACGCCGCGAGAGGGGTCGCCGTCGTCGAAATGGCGGCGCGGCTGTCGGACGACAAAAGCGGCGCGTTGCGCGGCGAGGCGGTGTTTTCGGGAGAGGCGCCGGCGCCGCACACAATCGGGCCGGAGGCGGCGCACGCCCTGGAGTCGGCGCTCGATCCGGTCGCGGGAGAGCTCGCTCTCTGGGTGAGGCGGCGCATCTAG
- a CDS encoding ABC transporter ATP-binding protein codes for MIQLDNVFKYYRTNGHLKVVLDHISLDFMAGRSYGILGVNGAGKSTLMRVLAGTELPNSGSVRRSARISWPLGFSGGLHPRLTGRENIVFVSRVYGHDVRRTVNFVEDFAEIGAYIDVPIMTYSSGMLARLAFGLSMAIDFECYLIDEVTAVGDARFAARCKQEFDKRKKRSDIIMISHNMDTLKEYCNRGLVLAGGRLHLFPNIDDAIELYKKINS; via the coding sequence ATGATCCAACTGGACAACGTCTTCAAATATTACCGCACCAACGGACATCTCAAAGTCGTCCTCGACCATATCAGCCTGGATTTCATGGCGGGCCGCAGCTACGGGATTCTCGGCGTGAACGGGGCCGGAAAATCCACCTTGATGCGGGTGCTGGCCGGCACGGAGCTCCCCAACAGCGGCAGCGTGCGGCGTTCCGCCCGGATATCCTGGCCGCTCGGCTTTTCCGGCGGCCTCCATCCGCGACTGACGGGGCGCGAAAACATCGTGTTCGTCTCCCGCGTCTATGGGCACGACGTGCGGCGGACCGTGAATTTCGTCGAAGATTTCGCGGAAATCGGCGCCTATATCGACGTTCCGATCATGACATATTCGTCGGGCATGCTGGCGCGCCTCGCCTTTGGGCTTTCGATGGCGATCGACTTCGAGTGCTACCTCATCGACGAAGTCACCGCCGTGGGCGACGCCCGTTTCGCCGCCCGCTGCAAGCAGGAATTCGACAAGAGAAAAAAGCGCTCGGACATTATAATGATTTCGCACAACATGGATACGCTCAAGGAATATTGCAACCGCGGCCTGGTGCTTGCAGGAGGACGCCTGCACTTGTTTCCCAATATCGACGACGCTATCGAACTCTACAAAAAGATAAACTCGTGA